A single region of the Borrelia hermsii DAH genome encodes:
- a CDS encoding flagellar assembly lytic transglycosylase, whose translation MFKQIVCLFLLSLFSCSFGKESLSNNIVKRNVNDFDLNHLSWLWNFDYLGQSFDDYFGIDSNSYVYVAYLFKKIGYDEKFREYMHKAIKSSNDIASQFAGVKLLEYYNARREYPEAELIGRKLYKRYDNNKFIILGYFKSLYWQKKNDEALLVLNKLEKMDFVQSQENENLLFKAVLYFNASDINSSLVYFRKLFEELPAEYLHVRAHDYLVLEERSSLLNPSFLNLIKFKALVANGDLKGAINILNDDFKKYYDNFVFLNDVYKAFLDSGYISKALSFFSNLNSIYKDYYLGLINLRLKKDVGFLTIVKYLENTSLENEPYRLEMLNEIFSNLVFLENTRNYFSENIARFYTSKDKSDLGFIRALDRYILEAVQLEDYDNLYALYRNGKDVIDGSVLSRLSFINARLIYHKLISPKSRDEYSELLYSSIKYNRTSYSSFMSKYLLDQNINDYFENALDIQYDHSDYESFLEGFLKFNLHSYVSAFVANDFKNGYRFSPNFYRNLYDELVKHEYYYESTLAINYLVRQENSALSRDDYKRIYPYLYSALIKYWSKRRGLESSLVFSLIKAESSFKRDAVSKPGAIGLMQIMPLTSIDVSREIKYYDYDLKQPKDNVIIGTYYLNKRIKMLGEVYKALASYNGGIGNVRKWEKDYGHLPKELFIEAIPFGQTRNYIKKILVYCVLYDALYENRGMDFIIEYIMGKFPKSF comes from the coding sequence ATGTTTAAGCAAATTGTTTGTTTGTTCTTGTTAAGTTTATTTTCTTGTTCTTTTGGAAAAGAATCTTTAAGTAACAATATAGTTAAAAGGAATGTGAATGATTTTGATTTAAATCATCTGAGTTGGTTATGGAATTTTGACTATTTGGGACAAAGTTTCGATGACTATTTTGGCATAGATTCAAATTCTTATGTGTATGTTGCCTATCTTTTTAAAAAAATAGGATATGATGAAAAGTTTAGAGAATATATGCATAAGGCAATAAAGAGTAGTAATGATATTGCATCTCAATTTGCTGGTGTTAAGCTTCTTGAATATTATAATGCTAGAAGGGAATACCCTGAGGCTGAACTTATTGGGCGTAAGCTTTACAAAAGATATGATAATAATAAATTTATTATATTAGGATATTTTAAAAGTCTTTATTGGCAAAAAAAGAATGATGAGGCTCTTTTAGTTTTAAATAAACTGGAAAAGATGGATTTTGTACAGTCTCAAGAGAATGAAAACCTTTTATTTAAGGCGGTTCTTTATTTTAACGCTTCTGATATTAATTCATCATTGGTGTATTTCAGGAAATTATTTGAAGAGCTTCCAGCAGAATATTTACATGTAAGGGCTCATGATTATCTTGTTCTTGAAGAGAGATCCAGTCTTTTAAATCCAAGTTTTTTAAATCTTATTAAATTTAAAGCTTTGGTAGCTAATGGAGATTTAAAAGGTGCAATCAATATATTAAATGATGATTTTAAGAAATATTATGATAACTTTGTATTTTTAAATGATGTTTATAAGGCTTTTCTGGATTCAGGTTATATTAGCAAGGCATTATCTTTTTTTAGTAATTTAAATAGTATTTATAAGGATTATTATTTAGGGCTTATAAATTTAAGATTAAAAAAGGACGTAGGTTTTCTTACCATAGTTAAATATTTAGAAAATACTTCTCTTGAAAATGAACCTTATAGATTAGAAATGCTTAATGAAATTTTTAGCAATTTAGTATTTCTTGAAAATACAAGAAATTATTTTTCAGAAAACATAGCTAGATTTTATACAAGCAAAGATAAGAGCGATCTTGGTTTTATTAGGGCATTAGATCGGTATATCTTAGAAGCTGTGCAACTTGAGGATTATGATAATTTATATGCACTCTATCGTAATGGTAAAGATGTAATTGATGGTTCTGTTTTATCTAGACTTTCCTTTATTAATGCAAGGCTTATATATCATAAATTGATTTCTCCTAAATCAAGAGATGAGTACAGTGAACTTTTATATTCTTCTATTAAGTATAATCGGACCTCTTATTCCTCATTTATGAGCAAATATTTATTGGATCAAAATATTAATGATTATTTTGAAAATGCTTTAGATATTCAGTATGATCATTCTGATTATGAAAGTTTTTTAGAGGGGTTTTTGAAATTTAATTTGCATTCTTATGTTAGTGCTTTTGTTGCTAATGATTTTAAGAATGGTTATAGATTTTCTCCTAATTTTTATCGTAATCTTTATGATGAACTTGTGAAGCATGAGTATTATTATGAATCTACACTTGCTATTAATTATCTTGTAAGACAGGAGAATTCGGCTTTAAGTAGAGATGATTATAAGCGTATCTATCCGTATTTGTATAGTGCTTTAATTAAGTATTGGTCAAAGAGGAGAGGACTTGAGTCTAGTCTTGTGTTTTCTTTAATAAAGGCTGAGAGTAGTTTTAAAAGAGATGCTGTATCTAAACCTGGTGCTATTGGACTTATGCAAATTATGCCTTTAACATCAATTGATGTTTCTAGAGAGATTAAATATTATGATTATGATTTGAAACAACCAAAAGATAATGTTATTATAGGAACTTATTATTTAAATAAAAGGATAAAAATGCTAGGAGAGGTATATAAAGCTCTTGCATCTTATAATGGTGGAATTGGAAATGTGCGAAAATGGGAGAAGGATTATGGACATTTACCCAAGGAGCTTTTTATTGAAGCAATTCCTTTTGGGCAAACTAGGAATTATATTAAGAAAATATTGGTTTACTGCGTGTTGTATGATGCTTTATATGAGAATAGGGGAATGGATTTTATCATAGAGTATATTATGGGTAAATTTCCCAAGAGTTTTTAG
- the lepB gene encoding signal peptidase I — MIKFHKQVLIPILLASIVMIAIIKISLSFHLVKGSSMLPIILEKHWIINNKLAYGLRLKNRETYIILWGTPKKNEMVLIKDPITKKTSVKKIFAIPGEKFTKLNKNVISIHNLTFNINKEHLKKLESIYIPKGYYLVIGENRQVSLDSREYGFININDIIGKIIYCL, encoded by the coding sequence ATGATCAAATTCCATAAACAAGTATTAATACCCATTTTACTAGCTTCAATAGTAATGATAGCAATCATTAAAATATCTCTGTCTTTTCATTTAGTCAAAGGTTCTTCAATGTTACCAATAATTTTAGAAAAACATTGGATCATAAATAATAAACTAGCTTATGGACTTAGACTAAAGAATAGGGAAACATACATCATATTATGGGGCACACCCAAAAAAAACGAAATGGTACTTATTAAAGACCCTATAACAAAAAAAACATCTGTTAAAAAAATTTTTGCCATTCCAGGAGAAAAATTTACAAAGTTAAACAAAAATGTAATATCCATACATAATTTAACCTTTAATATAAATAAAGAACATCTAAAAAAATTAGAAAGTATATATATCCCAAAGGGTTATTACCTAGTAATAGGAGAGAATAGACAAGTCTCCCTTGATTCAAGAGAATACGGGTTTATCAATATCAATGACATTATTGGAAAAATAATATACTGCCTGTAA
- a CDS encoding MinD/ParA family protein, giving the protein MEDQAQSLRDIMRLNNRASFVIDDKIQNNRTRFIAVTSGKGGVGKSNIAVGLALKYASLGKKVLVFDADIGMANINILLGVIPKYSIYHMIMQGRGIKDVITKTEYNIDLLAGASGTTELLDLSEAEMNQFIKELLKVYEYDIVIIDTSAGISRQVISFLFSSDDVVIITTPEPTSITDAYGIIKVLSHKMENLKNLRLVVNRVANVSEGKVVAKKVIDISSQFLNLNIDYLGYVYEDQNIRNSVFKQRPFILLNPNSKASYCLDSIVAALEEITLDNKRRRGVIGFISKFFGME; this is encoded by the coding sequence ATGGAAGATCAGGCTCAAAGTTTACGTGATATTATGAGATTGAATAATAGGGCTAGTTTTGTTATTGATGATAAAATTCAAAATAATAGGACAAGATTTATTGCCGTTACTAGTGGCAAAGGTGGAGTTGGCAAAAGTAATATTGCCGTGGGCCTTGCTCTTAAGTATGCAAGCCTTGGTAAGAAAGTTTTGGTTTTTGATGCAGATATTGGTATGGCTAACATCAATATTTTGCTTGGAGTCATTCCAAAGTACAGTATTTATCATATGATTATGCAAGGCCGAGGTATTAAGGATGTAATAACAAAAACGGAATATAATATTGATCTCTTAGCTGGTGCTTCTGGGACGACAGAACTTTTAGATTTATCAGAGGCCGAGATGAATCAGTTTATAAAGGAGTTATTAAAAGTTTATGAATATGATATAGTTATAATAGATACCAGTGCTGGAATCTCAAGACAGGTTATTTCTTTTTTGTTTTCTAGTGATGACGTAGTTATTATTACAACGCCAGAACCTACTTCTATAACCGATGCTTATGGCATAATCAAGGTTTTATCTCATAAAATGGAAAATTTAAAAAATTTAAGACTGGTTGTCAATAGGGTGGCTAATGTAAGTGAGGGAAAAGTAGTGGCTAAAAAGGTCATTGATATATCAAGTCAGTTTTTAAATTTAAATATTGATTATTTGGGCTATGTTTATGAAGACCAGAATATTAGGAATTCTGTTTTTAAACAAAGGCCTTTTATTTTATTAAATCCTAATAGTAAGGCTAGTTATTGTCTTGATTCTATTGTAGCTGCTCTTGAAGAGATTACTCTTGATAATAAAAGAAGAAGAGGTGTAATAGGTTTTATATCTAAATTTTTTGGCATGGAATAG
- a CDS encoding Hsp70 family protein, translating to MEKWIGIDLGTTNTVASYFDSNSRVILNDRGERMTPSIVSFTDSGVVVGSIARHQILVNPDKTFYNFKVDIGTEVTYEVGDNTYRAEDIASYLLLNVKMNAEKFLGTEVNDVVITVPAYFSEIQRRGVVEAASLAGLKCRAILNEPTAAALSYAFEKQIDGLFLVYDLGGGTFDVTLLEKQNDTYTVLAVKGEKKLGGNNFNEIIEKHVLMHFKEEYPDINLGDIVLLEQIRDRIEEAKKNLSIVDEVGIVLPFLDGKHLNYKLKRDDFNSMIKEFIEKTINLTNECIADAGVELESISKIILSGGSTRIPLVKEGLREVFPEIEVLDSLNQDEVVANGAAIQAFSLSNNSALIDFKDVTPYSLGIETYNDGFFTLIKRNTLLPVSERKIFTTTNDYQEEIEVHVLQGEYKKASLNYSIGRFFFSNIQKALKGVPKIEILFNLDESGILSISAKDLDTNASKSVEIRMTSASFDSNLQREGVLALLEDISSSDELEEKMELL from the coding sequence ATGGAAAAATGGATAGGCATAGATCTTGGAACTACAAATACTGTAGCGTCTTATTTTGATTCTAATTCTAGGGTGATATTAAATGATAGGGGTGAGCGAATGACACCTTCTATTGTATCTTTTACAGATTCTGGTGTTGTTGTTGGTAGTATTGCTAGACATCAGATATTAGTAAATCCAGATAAGACTTTTTATAATTTTAAAGTTGATATAGGCACTGAAGTTACTTATGAAGTGGGTGACAATACATATAGAGCTGAGGATATTGCGTCTTATTTACTCTTAAATGTGAAGATGAATGCTGAAAAGTTTTTAGGGACAGAAGTGAATGATGTTGTAATAACTGTTCCTGCCTATTTTTCTGAAATTCAAAGAAGAGGTGTGGTAGAAGCTGCAAGTCTTGCAGGATTGAAATGTCGGGCAATACTTAATGAACCAACAGCAGCCGCTTTGTCTTATGCTTTTGAAAAACAAATAGATGGATTATTTCTTGTCTATGACCTTGGTGGTGGAACTTTTGATGTTACTCTTTTAGAAAAACAAAATGATACTTATACTGTTCTTGCAGTTAAGGGTGAGAAGAAGCTTGGTGGCAATAATTTTAATGAAATCATAGAAAAGCATGTTTTAATGCATTTTAAAGAAGAATATCCTGATATTAATTTAGGTGATATTGTTCTTCTTGAGCAAATAAGAGACAGAATTGAAGAGGCTAAAAAGAATTTATCTATTGTGGATGAAGTTGGTATTGTATTGCCTTTTCTTGATGGCAAGCATTTGAATTATAAACTTAAAAGAGATGATTTTAATTCTATGATTAAGGAATTTATAGAGAAAACTATTAATCTTACAAATGAATGTATTGCCGATGCAGGTGTTGAGCTTGAGAGTATTTCAAAAATAATACTCTCAGGAGGTTCAACTAGAATTCCTTTAGTTAAAGAGGGATTGAGAGAAGTTTTTCCTGAAATTGAGGTTTTAGATTCTTTAAATCAAGATGAGGTTGTTGCAAATGGAGCGGCTATTCAGGCTTTTAGTCTTTCAAATAATAGTGCTCTTATTGATTTTAAAGATGTAACGCCTTATTCTCTTGGTATTGAGACTTATAATGATGGATTTTTTACGTTAATTAAGAGAAATACTTTATTGCCTGTTAGTGAGCGAAAAATATTTACAACAACTAATGATTATCAGGAAGAGATTGAGGTACATGTGCTTCAAGGTGAGTATAAGAAGGCATCTTTAAATTATTCCATAGGTAGATTTTTCTTTAGCAATATACAAAAGGCTTTAAAGGGTGTTCCGAAGATAGAAATACTTTTTAATTTGGATGAGAGTGGTATTTTAAGCATTTCTGCAAAAGATTTAGATACTAATGCGTCTAAGTCAGTTGAAATAAGAATGACAAGTGCTTCTTTTGATAGTAATCTTCAAAGAGAAGGTGTTCTTGCTTTGTTAGAAGATATTAGCTCGAGTGATGAGTTAGAAGAGAAAATGGAATTGCTTTAA
- a CDS encoding peptidoglycan DD-metalloendopeptidase family protein, giving the protein MIIPKKDQNILKRNRNFLFDRAIKGDFELRDFGNNRNFRRRKRNNFFRFINIPKKLFDVIKLLFLTLVSRMVGIDDSKYRSSYKKIRLSMINAYDVKLTYSFIFKFNAIIFVLVLIFYLNIFSYYGSYIFLSKLSFPKDYFIDTFLYYSDQDLTQINNHLFGVDTNNYEATVRKPFVLKVVEHKIKPGETLSHIAARYSITSETLISYNNIKDVRSIRPNFVINVPNMKGVLYTVEKNDSLSSIANKYKIPKVDILDANNLDNEVLYLGQKLFIPGGKMSKELLRNALGETFLFPTQGIITSGYGYRPDPFTKTISFHNGIDIANAANTPIFATKEGIVVTVGFSVGGYGKYIVISHNNGFQTLYAHLGSFAVKVGQRVSRGQIIGRMGSTGYSTGNHLHFTIFKDGKTGNPMKYLR; this is encoded by the coding sequence ATGATTATACCAAAAAAGGACCAGAATATATTAAAAAGAAACAGAAATTTTTTATTTGATAGGGCAATTAAAGGTGATTTTGAATTGAGAGATTTTGGTAATAATCGTAATTTCCGTAGACGGAAACGGAATAATTTTTTTCGTTTTATAAATATTCCAAAGAAGCTTTTTGATGTAATTAAATTATTATTTTTAACTTTAGTTAGTAGGATGGTAGGAATTGATGATTCTAAGTACCGATCTTCTTATAAGAAGATTCGACTTTCAATGATTAATGCTTATGATGTCAAGCTAACTTATAGTTTTATTTTTAAGTTTAATGCGATAATTTTTGTTTTAGTATTAATTTTTTATTTGAATATTTTTTCGTATTATGGTTCGTATATTTTTCTAAGTAAGTTAAGTTTTCCCAAAGATTATTTTATTGATACTTTTTTATACTATAGCGATCAAGATTTGACTCAGATCAATAATCATTTATTTGGAGTAGATACAAATAATTATGAGGCAACTGTAAGGAAACCTTTTGTTTTAAAGGTAGTTGAGCATAAGATTAAGCCGGGAGAGACACTCTCTCATATCGCAGCCAGGTATAGCATAACGAGTGAGACTTTAATTTCTTATAATAATATTAAAGATGTGAGGAGCATTAGGCCCAATTTTGTTATTAATGTGCCTAATATGAAAGGAGTTCTTTATACTGTTGAGAAAAATGATTCCCTCTCATCAATTGCAAACAAATATAAGATTCCCAAAGTAGACATCCTTGATGCTAATAATCTTGATAATGAAGTTCTTTATTTAGGGCAAAAGTTATTTATTCCAGGGGGAAAAATGTCTAAGGAGTTACTTAGAAATGCTTTAGGAGAGACTTTCTTATTTCCAACCCAAGGAATTATTACATCAGGTTATGGTTACCGTCCTGATCCTTTTACTAAGACTATTAGTTTTCACAATGGGATCGATATTGCAAATGCAGCTAATACACCTATTTTTGCAACAAAAGAGGGTATTGTGGTAACAGTTGGATTTAGTGTTGGAGGATATGGGAAGTATATTGTTATCTCTCATAATAATGGTTTTCAAACCCTTTATGCCCATTTAGGTTCTTTTGCAGTTAAAGTTGGACAAAGGGTTTCAAGAGGACAAATAATAGGACGTATGGGAAGTACAGGGTATAGTACGGGCAATCATTTACATTTCACCATTTTTAAAGATGGAAAAACAGGGAATCCTATGAAATACCTCAGATAG
- a CDS encoding FapA family protein, translating into MADISDFTDLRNKIKHYLEKENSVSLIEVEADTLEEALNDASLELSVPYKDLAYEVLVRGNNGLFGYGKRKWKIVAYRNSYSKFGVTDALTSQDGSEEVTSLDGRFFIRRTAKGVFLKVTPAQGDGSVVKLKDVMDKFASYSNIKDLDKDFIRSVVENADGKYEQVSAFKADLAESVTMMVHISEDSMSVTIEFTVPGPFGAEVLEKDIYNILKKYGVSDRAVLKDKIRDFVDYPFYGEPVEMAKGANPVKGKDAYINFIAKSRYSCEYGDVDNELRNVNQGDELAEIIPLSEGIDGYTVFGKILKAENGRDLDLILGENTLMEGNKIIAGCDGYISISNGVVSVHDVYIVEGDVGPGTGNIVNNGMVLVRGSVLDGYNIMAKGGIEVNGLVGRCNLSTDGSMVLRSGVNGKGGSEIYAKQFIKSKFLENVNVRCEGNIEVIRGIVNSFVSCTKKVLCIGKKSKIVGSDVHAREEIRAYSIGSEGNAETFIWVGYDPEIKALLSGFAEYLVKIEKRLEVLTKDISALKKNIQLTVDKAEKSLKIDSCNELINERDILILEIKMVKDKQESLQRALEDSKTDGKIFVEYITYAGVKLHIKDAYYELPRDYHNITFVEDDNIIKMVAYVPFESK; encoded by the coding sequence ATGGCTGACATTAGCGATTTTACCGATTTGAGGAATAAAATTAAGCATTATCTAGAAAAAGAGAATAGTGTTAGTTTGATAGAGGTGGAAGCAGATACCCTTGAAGAGGCTTTAAATGATGCTTCTTTAGAACTCTCAGTTCCTTATAAAGACTTGGCTTATGAGGTTTTGGTACGCGGAAATAATGGACTATTTGGATATGGTAAGAGAAAATGGAAAATAGTTGCTTATAGGAATTCTTATTCAAAGTTTGGTGTTACTGATGCTTTAACTTCACAAGATGGATCTGAAGAAGTTACGTCTCTTGATGGGAGATTTTTTATAAGGAGAACTGCCAAGGGAGTATTCTTAAAAGTTACTCCTGCTCAGGGAGATGGGAGTGTTGTTAAGCTTAAAGATGTAATGGATAAATTTGCATCCTATAGTAACATCAAGGATTTAGATAAAGATTTTATTAGATCGGTAGTTGAGAATGCTGATGGTAAGTATGAACAAGTATCTGCTTTTAAGGCCGATCTTGCTGAGAGTGTAACTATGATGGTTCATATATCAGAAGATTCAATGTCAGTAACTATTGAATTTACTGTCCCTGGGCCTTTTGGTGCTGAAGTTTTAGAAAAAGATATTTATAATATTCTTAAAAAATATGGAGTATCAGATCGAGCAGTTCTTAAGGATAAGATAAGAGATTTTGTAGATTATCCGTTTTATGGTGAACCAGTTGAGATGGCAAAGGGAGCAAATCCTGTTAAGGGAAAAGATGCTTATATTAATTTTATTGCTAAGAGTAGGTATTCATGCGAGTATGGTGATGTAGATAATGAGCTTAGAAATGTTAATCAAGGAGATGAACTTGCAGAAATTATTCCCTTATCAGAAGGTATTGATGGATATACTGTTTTTGGGAAAATATTAAAAGCAGAGAATGGTCGAGATTTGGATTTGATTTTGGGAGAGAATACTTTAATGGAAGGGAATAAGATTATTGCAGGATGTGATGGATATATATCTATTTCAAATGGTGTTGTTTCTGTGCATGATGTTTATATTGTTGAGGGTGATGTTGGACCTGGTACTGGGAATATAGTAAATAATGGTATGGTGCTTGTTAGGGGAAGTGTTTTAGATGGATATAATATTATGGCTAAGGGTGGAATAGAAGTTAATGGACTTGTTGGTAGATGTAATTTAAGCACAGATGGATCTATGGTTCTTCGCAGTGGAGTTAATGGAAAGGGTGGTTCAGAGATTTATGCAAAGCAGTTTATTAAGTCCAAGTTTTTAGAAAATGTTAATGTACGATGTGAAGGTAATATTGAAGTTATAAGGGGAATTGTCAATTCTTTTGTTTCTTGTACGAAGAAAGTGCTATGCATTGGAAAGAAATCTAAGATAGTTGGTTCTGATGTTCATGCAAGAGAAGAGATTCGAGCATATTCTATTGGATCTGAGGGTAATGCTGAGACTTTTATTTGGGTTGGGTATGATCCTGAAATAAAAGCTTTGCTATCTGGATTTGCTGAATATCTTGTAAAGATTGAGAAACGGTTGGAAGTTTTAACAAAAGATATTTCTGCCTTAAAGAAGAACATTCAACTTACTGTTGATAAAGCTGAGAAATCTTTGAAGATTGATAGTTGTAATGAGCTTATTAATGAGAGAGATATCTTAATTTTGGAAATAAAGATGGTAAAAGATAAGCAGGAAAGTTTACAGAGGGCGCTTGAAGATAGTAAGACTGATGGTAAGATTTTTGTTGAGTATATAACTTATGCTGGGGTTAAGTTGCATATTAAAGATGCTTATTATGAGCTTCCAAGAGATTATCATAATATCACCTTTGTAGAGGATGACAATATTATTAAAATGGTAGCTTATGTTCCTTTTGAATCTAAATAG
- the flhF gene encoding flagellar biosynthesis protein FlhF — protein MVQYFTERGPTYNEVIETVKRKYGKNARVMTYKTIAHGGIFGLFSRDWIEVSGYVRYDIGQQQINIEEEKRKILQSIKKEESSSIEDVIKEVKSLKNELAHKKEEVNHPTILKIEDILRSNDFSESYIKDINNFIKKEFSLSDLDDYDKIKDSVIIYIAKTIKCSGPLIDNLKKRIFILVGPTGVGKTTTIAKLAAIYGINSDDKSLNIKIITIDNYRIGAKKQIQTYGDIMGIPVKAIESFKDLKEEITQSKDFDLVLIDTIGKSPKDFMKLAEMKELLNACGRDAEFHLAVSSTTKTADIKEIFHQFSPFSYKTVIFTKLDETTCVGNLISLIHEMRKEVSYITDGQIVPHNISIAEPLTFIKKINGYRISDDVEFIRRLKSKSYY, from the coding sequence ATGGTACAGTATTTTACAGAAAGAGGTCCGACCTATAATGAAGTCATAGAAACCGTTAAGAGGAAATATGGAAAGAATGCTAGAGTTATGACTTATAAGACAATAGCTCATGGGGGAATATTTGGCTTATTTAGTAGGGATTGGATTGAAGTGTCAGGTTATGTTAGATATGACATTGGACAGCAGCAAATAAATATTGAAGAGGAGAAGCGTAAAATTCTTCAAAGCATTAAAAAAGAAGAAAGCTCTTCAATTGAGGATGTAATTAAGGAGGTTAAATCTCTTAAGAACGAGCTTGCACATAAAAAGGAAGAAGTTAATCATCCAACAATTTTAAAAATAGAAGACATTTTACGTAGTAATGATTTTTCTGAGAGTTACATTAAAGATATTAATAATTTTATTAAAAAAGAGTTTAGTTTATCAGATCTTGATGATTATGATAAAATTAAAGATAGTGTTATAATATACATTGCTAAGACTATTAAATGTTCAGGACCTCTTATTGATAATCTTAAAAAAAGAATTTTTATTTTAGTTGGACCAACAGGTGTTGGAAAAACTACCACTATTGCAAAATTAGCAGCAATTTATGGAATTAATAGTGATGATAAGAGTTTAAATATTAAGATTATTACCATTGATAACTATCGTATAGGAGCTAAGAAACAAATTCAAACATATGGTGATATTATGGGGATTCCTGTTAAGGCAATTGAATCTTTTAAGGATTTAAAAGAAGAAATTACGCAGTCAAAGGATTTTGATCTTGTCCTGATTGATACAATTGGTAAGAGTCCTAAGGATTTTATGAAACTTGCTGAGATGAAGGAACTTCTTAATGCTTGTGGTCGAGATGCTGAATTTCACTTGGCCGTGAGCTCTACTACAAAGACGGCAGATATTAAAGAAATATTTCATCAATTTTCTCCCTTTAGCTATAAGACCGTGATTTTTACGAAACTGGATGAAACAACATGTGTTGGCAATTTAATAAGTTTAATTCATGAAATGAGAAAGGAAGTTTCTTATATTACTGATGGGCAAATTGTTCCTCATAATATTAGTATTGCAGAACCGCTTACCTTTATCAAGAAAATAAATGGATATAGGATAAGTGATGATGTTGAATTTATTCGAAGGCTAAAAAGCAAATCTTATTATTAA
- a CDS encoding tetratricopeptide repeat protein: protein MLKTNPNDISALQTLNDYYYSNKDFENGIKYARKLCQLAEENPINQEIDSFKAFLSYGFYNLERNFNAEALEFLKKAYVIKKNDMDVNYYLGIAFLRNAHYKEALHYLTKIYKCDKNNKDALKYIGITLFYTGNYTKAVGIFSGISKYIQNDINALLAYAQSLSQLNQDHLALDIANKIKNKDGMIYEALLIESDINSKNNNLAKLEDNVREMMKVKPDLPTKIFLKLFYKLGELYIECENYKKATEAFTQVERIDPHYQKIAEKLEFSKRLNENLALRIYLKSPKEKFDNLASAIILKIYKNKFQVRDKKINEITSQFIDMNFQLSNNQWEENLIVRFVRTEQKNFGELFLKDFISKTKESKLKGLCIAPAIFSEKAKQIIEGRLIDLVEGKKLIQILKTLDISKYI from the coding sequence ATGTTAAAAACAAACCCAAATGACATAAGTGCTTTGCAAACTCTAAACGATTATTATTATTCCAATAAAGACTTTGAAAACGGAATTAAATATGCAAGAAAATTATGCCAACTTGCAGAAGAAAATCCTATAAATCAAGAAATAGACTCTTTTAAGGCTTTCTTAAGTTATGGTTTTTATAATCTTGAGAGAAATTTTAATGCAGAAGCATTAGAATTTCTTAAAAAAGCATATGTCATAAAAAAAAATGATATGGATGTGAATTACTATCTTGGAATAGCTTTCCTACGAAATGCACATTACAAAGAAGCACTCCATTATCTTACAAAGATATATAAATGTGATAAAAATAATAAAGATGCTTTAAAATACATAGGAATAACTCTCTTTTATACAGGCAACTATACTAAAGCTGTTGGAATATTTAGTGGTATAAGCAAATATATACAAAATGATATAAATGCTCTATTAGCATATGCCCAATCCCTATCTCAATTAAATCAAGACCATCTTGCACTTGATATTGCAAACAAAATCAAAAATAAAGATGGAATGATATATGAAGCTCTCCTAATTGAATCTGATATTAATTCAAAAAATAACAACTTAGCAAAACTAGAAGATAACGTTAGAGAAATGATGAAAGTCAAACCTGATTTACCTACAAAAATATTTCTTAAACTCTTTTACAAACTAGGAGAACTATACATAGAATGTGAGAACTACAAAAAAGCAACCGAGGCGTTTACTCAAGTTGAAAGAATTGACCCACACTATCAAAAAATAGCTGAAAAACTAGAATTTAGTAAAAGACTAAATGAAAACTTAGCATTAAGAATATATCTTAAAAGTCCAAAAGAAAAGTTTGATAATCTAGCCAGTGCAATTATCCTTAAAATCTATAAAAATAAGTTCCAAGTAAGAGATAAAAAGATAAATGAAATAACCTCACAATTTATAGACATGAATTTCCAACTATCAAATAATCAATGGGAAGAAAATCTAATAGTCCGATTTGTCAGAACAGAACAAAAAAATTTTGGTGAATTATTTTTAAAAGACTTTATTTCAAAAACTAAAGAGAGCAAATTAAAAGGACTCTGTATTGCACCAGCCATATTTTCTGAGAAAGCCAAACAAATCATTGAAGGTAGGTTAATTGACCTTGTAGAAGGAAAAAAATTAATACAAATACTTAAAACATTGGATATATCAAAGTATATATAG